One genomic segment of Clavelina lepadiformis chromosome 3, kaClaLepa1.1, whole genome shotgun sequence includes these proteins:
- the LOC143449486 gene encoding kelch-like protein 26 isoform X1: MQNETTGCQHWRDCTSVSHRHCVKSWRNLVRLWRAQKLCDVVVNVKGEQFHCHSIVPASASPFFRSAFLKKQEMAVTNSLLCEKEIIIDFMSKEIFAQALNFMYTAEVEIKPDSVRPLILAAARLEMQGMVNAVLRQILNWEMSLLEDCRGSSVKPNRNKANVEFGLQRMVHDRERQPHPYNKKVKESYRQRQMNSNRCQEINCCGDVSEEGSDATDAPGPWHNYKLPQDKNLTVTGIMDELRLQGDMNTLAYARTFAARSFSEVCETDAFLEASVHTVACLLDDDRLNLDEFQVFCALCRWLEAEQVHLVHAPYLLSKVRLQLLSPQELAEHVETKDYLMRKKKCRVNILEAFRFHCLQSQSGPFNESLHSMEALLNQKPRSGTSKNYNSDEEWSVDEDGGLTKNDRNKPFCPINPCACCPDYILASGGIDTKQKVASDGVYKYEERENSWLRFAKMQQPRNHHASVYCKGALYIIGGSDPSLTGPGAEVCPVSSCYRLGLGSLKWCKIEAMSTPRMSLQAAHMNDYIYAIGGQDHKQRILRDTERYSLARGTWEYAGSLSSARAGLAFCHYNKRLWVLGGYCHKSGIVLDKVEAYNEEFGNWEIMPSLRFPRCFASAAVCKQNLYVLGGAWLDAEMDCGNFSSVYDVDIYNPVNNCWEGITALRMGRHDAGLAVLGPRIYIVGGKHCDDGAIKNLDSVECFDVERDDWIDGVTPLPLSLLGPSITYTC; this comes from the exons ATGCAAAATGAAACGACAGGATGCCAGCATTGGAGAGACTGTACTTCAGTTAGTCACAGACATTGTGTAAAAAGCTGGAGGAATTTGGTACGATTGTGGCGGGCGCAAAAACTCTGCGACgttgttgtaaatgttaaaGGTGAACAATTCCATTGCCACAGCATAGTACCAGCTTCAGCCAGCCCGTTTTTCAGAAGTGCCTTCCTCAAAAAGCAGGAAATGGCCGTCACGAATTCATTGCTGTGTGAGAAAGAAATAATCATTGATTTTATGAGCAAGGAAATCTTTGCTCAG GCCTTGAACTTCATGTACACAGCGGAGGTAGAAATTAAACCTGACTCAGTCCGCCCTTTAATCTTGGCAGCTGCTAGACTGGAAATGCAAGGAATGGTAAACGCCGTCCTGAGGCAAATTTTGAACTGGGAAATGTCATTGTTAGAAG ATTGTCGCGGTAGCTCCGTGAAACCAAACAGAAATAAAGCAAACGTTGAATTCGGCCTGCAAAGAATGGTGCATGATAGAGAGAGACAACCACACCCttacaacaaaaaagtaaaagaatcATATAGGCAGCGACAAATGAATAGCAACAGATGCCAAGAAATAA ACTGTTGTGGAGACGTTAGTGAGGAGGGGTCTGACGCGACGGACGCACCTGGACCATGGCACAATTACAAACTTCCCCAAGATAAGAACTTAACCGTAACTGGTATTATGGATGAATTGCGTTTACAAGGCGATATGAACACTTTGGCATATGCTCGGACCTTTGCCGCAAGGAGTTTCTCAGAAGTCTGCGAAACTGATGCTTTTCT TGAGGCATCAGTGCACACAGTTGCATGTTTGCTTGATGATGATCGTTTAAACCTGGACGAATTTCAAGTCTTTTGTGCGCTTTGTAGATGGCTAGAGGCAGAGCAAGTTCATCTAGTTCATGCACCTTATCTActttcaaaa GTCCGACTCCAATTACTTTCTCCACAAGAGCTGGCTGAACACGTCGAGACCAAAGATTATCTGATGAGGAAAAAGAAATGCCGAGTTAACATTCTCGAAGCCTTCCGATTTCACTGCTTGCAGTCACAGAGTGGTCCTTTTAATGAATCTTTACACAGCATGGAAGCCCTTCTTAATCAGAAGCCTAGATCAGGAACTAGCAA AAACTACAATTCCGACGAAGAATGGTCTGTCGATGAGGATGGCGGGTTAACTAAGAACGACAGAAATAAGCCATTCTGTCCAATCAATCCTTGTGCTTGTTGCCCTGATTATATTTTAGCATCCGGAG GTATTGATACCAAGCAGAAAGTTGCCTCAGATGGAGTTTATAAATACGAGGAGCGTGAAAACAGCTGGTTAAGATTTGCTAAAATGCAACAACCAAGAAATCATCACGCATCTGTCTACTGCAAAGGAGCATTGTACATTATAG GTGGTTCAGATCCTTCTTTAACTGGACCAGGAGCAGAAGTATGCCCCGTTTCAAGCTGTTATCGCCTTGGTTTAGGCTCACTGAAATGGTGTAAGATAGAAGCAATGTCAACTCCTAGAATGTCTCTGCAG GCAGCCCACATGAACGATTACATATATGCCATTGGTGGGCAAGATCACAAGCAAAGAATCTTGCGTGATACTGAACGTTATTCACTTGCAAGAGGAACTTGGGAATACGCTGGCTCGCTTTCCAGTGCCAGAGCTGGCCTAGCTTTCTGTCATTATAACAAAAGGCTGTGGGTACTGGGAGGATATTGCCATAAGAGCGGCATAGTTTTAGATAAGGTCGAAGCGTACAACGAAGAGTTTGGCAA TTGGGAAATAATGCCATCTCTACGATTTCCGCGATGTTTCGCAAGCGCAGCCGTCTGCAAGCAAAATCTTTATGTTCTTGGTGGAGCGTGGTTGGATGCAGAAATGGATTGCGGCAACTTCAGCAGCGTGTATGACGTTGACATTTATAATCCGGTCAACAACTGCTGGGAAGGCATAACTGCTCTTCGTATGGGAAGACATGACGCTGGATTAGCTGTTTTGG GACCAAGGATATATATTGTGGGAGGTAAGCACTGTGACGACGGAGCAATTAAAAACCTGGATTCGGTTGAATGCTTTGATGTTGAAAGAGATGACTGGATAGATGGCGTTACACCATTACCGCTATCATTGCTTGGTCCTTCCATAACTTATACttgctaa
- the LOC143449486 gene encoding kelch-like protein 26 isoform X3, which produces MQNETTGCQHWRDCTSVSHRHCVKSWRNLVRLWRAQKLCDVVVNVKGEQFHCHSIVPASASPFFRSAFLKKQEMAVTNSLLCEKEIIIDFMSKEIFAQALNFMYTAEVEIKPDSVRPLILAAARLEMQGMVNAVLRQILNWEMSLLEDCRGSSVKPNRNKANVEFGLQRMVHDRERQPHPYNKKVKESYRQRQMNSNRCQEINCCGDVSEEGSDATDAPGPWHNYKLPQDKNLTVTGIMDELRLQGDMNTLAYARTFAARSFSEVCETDAFLEASVHTVACLLDDDRLNLDEFQVFCALCRWLEAEQVHLVHAPYLLSKVRLQLLSPQELAEHVETKDYLMRKKKCRVNILEAFRFHCLQSQSGPFNESLHSMEALLNQKPRSGTSKNYNSDEEWSVDEDGGLTKNDRNKPFCPINPCACCPDYILASGGIDTKQKVASDGVYKYEERENSWLRFAKMQQPRNHHASVYCKGALYIIGGSDPSLTGPGAEVCPVSSCYRLGLGSLKWCKIEAMSTPRMSLQAAHMNDYIYAIGGQDHKQRILRDTERYSLARGTWEYAGSLSSARAGLAFCHYNKRLWVLGGYCHKSGIVLDKVEAYNEEFGK; this is translated from the exons ATGCAAAATGAAACGACAGGATGCCAGCATTGGAGAGACTGTACTTCAGTTAGTCACAGACATTGTGTAAAAAGCTGGAGGAATTTGGTACGATTGTGGCGGGCGCAAAAACTCTGCGACgttgttgtaaatgttaaaGGTGAACAATTCCATTGCCACAGCATAGTACCAGCTTCAGCCAGCCCGTTTTTCAGAAGTGCCTTCCTCAAAAAGCAGGAAATGGCCGTCACGAATTCATTGCTGTGTGAGAAAGAAATAATCATTGATTTTATGAGCAAGGAAATCTTTGCTCAG GCCTTGAACTTCATGTACACAGCGGAGGTAGAAATTAAACCTGACTCAGTCCGCCCTTTAATCTTGGCAGCTGCTAGACTGGAAATGCAAGGAATGGTAAACGCCGTCCTGAGGCAAATTTTGAACTGGGAAATGTCATTGTTAGAAG ATTGTCGCGGTAGCTCCGTGAAACCAAACAGAAATAAAGCAAACGTTGAATTCGGCCTGCAAAGAATGGTGCATGATAGAGAGAGACAACCACACCCttacaacaaaaaagtaaaagaatcATATAGGCAGCGACAAATGAATAGCAACAGATGCCAAGAAATAA ACTGTTGTGGAGACGTTAGTGAGGAGGGGTCTGACGCGACGGACGCACCTGGACCATGGCACAATTACAAACTTCCCCAAGATAAGAACTTAACCGTAACTGGTATTATGGATGAATTGCGTTTACAAGGCGATATGAACACTTTGGCATATGCTCGGACCTTTGCCGCAAGGAGTTTCTCAGAAGTCTGCGAAACTGATGCTTTTCT TGAGGCATCAGTGCACACAGTTGCATGTTTGCTTGATGATGATCGTTTAAACCTGGACGAATTTCAAGTCTTTTGTGCGCTTTGTAGATGGCTAGAGGCAGAGCAAGTTCATCTAGTTCATGCACCTTATCTActttcaaaa GTCCGACTCCAATTACTTTCTCCACAAGAGCTGGCTGAACACGTCGAGACCAAAGATTATCTGATGAGGAAAAAGAAATGCCGAGTTAACATTCTCGAAGCCTTCCGATTTCACTGCTTGCAGTCACAGAGTGGTCCTTTTAATGAATCTTTACACAGCATGGAAGCCCTTCTTAATCAGAAGCCTAGATCAGGAACTAGCAA AAACTACAATTCCGACGAAGAATGGTCTGTCGATGAGGATGGCGGGTTAACTAAGAACGACAGAAATAAGCCATTCTGTCCAATCAATCCTTGTGCTTGTTGCCCTGATTATATTTTAGCATCCGGAG GTATTGATACCAAGCAGAAAGTTGCCTCAGATGGAGTTTATAAATACGAGGAGCGTGAAAACAGCTGGTTAAGATTTGCTAAAATGCAACAACCAAGAAATCATCACGCATCTGTCTACTGCAAAGGAGCATTGTACATTATAG GTGGTTCAGATCCTTCTTTAACTGGACCAGGAGCAGAAGTATGCCCCGTTTCAAGCTGTTATCGCCTTGGTTTAGGCTCACTGAAATGGTGTAAGATAGAAGCAATGTCAACTCCTAGAATGTCTCTGCAG GCAGCCCACATGAACGATTACATATATGCCATTGGTGGGCAAGATCACAAGCAAAGAATCTTGCGTGATACTGAACGTTATTCACTTGCAAGAGGAACTTGGGAATACGCTGGCTCGCTTTCCAGTGCCAGAGCTGGCCTAGCTTTCTGTCATTATAACAAAAGGCTGTGGGTACTGGGAGGATATTGCCATAAGAGCGGCATAGTTTTAGATAAGGTCGAAGCGTACAACGAAGAGTTTGGCAAGTAG
- the LOC143449486 gene encoding kelch-like protein 38 isoform X2: MYTAEVEIKPDSVRPLILAAARLEMQGMVNAVLRQILNWEMSLLEDCRGSSVKPNRNKANVEFGLQRMVHDRERQPHPYNKKVKESYRQRQMNSNRCQEINCCGDVSEEGSDATDAPGPWHNYKLPQDKNLTVTGIMDELRLQGDMNTLAYARTFAARSFSEVCETDAFLEASVHTVACLLDDDRLNLDEFQVFCALCRWLEAEQVHLVHAPYLLSKVRLQLLSPQELAEHVETKDYLMRKKKCRVNILEAFRFHCLQSQSGPFNESLHSMEALLNQKPRSGTSKNYNSDEEWSVDEDGGLTKNDRNKPFCPINPCACCPDYILASGGIDTKQKVASDGVYKYEERENSWLRFAKMQQPRNHHASVYCKGALYIIGGSDPSLTGPGAEVCPVSSCYRLGLGSLKWCKIEAMSTPRMSLQAAHMNDYIYAIGGQDHKQRILRDTERYSLARGTWEYAGSLSSARAGLAFCHYNKRLWVLGGYCHKSGIVLDKVEAYNEEFGNWEIMPSLRFPRCFASAAVCKQNLYVLGGAWLDAEMDCGNFSSVYDVDIYNPVNNCWEGITALRMGRHDAGLAVLGPRIYIVGGKHCDDGAIKNLDSVECFDVERDDWIDGVTPLPLSLLGPSITYTC; encoded by the exons ATGTACACAGCGGAGGTAGAAATTAAACCTGACTCAGTCCGCCCTTTAATCTTGGCAGCTGCTAGACTGGAAATGCAAGGAATGGTAAACGCCGTCCTGAGGCAAATTTTGAACTGGGAAATGTCATTGTTAGAAG ATTGTCGCGGTAGCTCCGTGAAACCAAACAGAAATAAAGCAAACGTTGAATTCGGCCTGCAAAGAATGGTGCATGATAGAGAGAGACAACCACACCCttacaacaaaaaagtaaaagaatcATATAGGCAGCGACAAATGAATAGCAACAGATGCCAAGAAATAA ACTGTTGTGGAGACGTTAGTGAGGAGGGGTCTGACGCGACGGACGCACCTGGACCATGGCACAATTACAAACTTCCCCAAGATAAGAACTTAACCGTAACTGGTATTATGGATGAATTGCGTTTACAAGGCGATATGAACACTTTGGCATATGCTCGGACCTTTGCCGCAAGGAGTTTCTCAGAAGTCTGCGAAACTGATGCTTTTCT TGAGGCATCAGTGCACACAGTTGCATGTTTGCTTGATGATGATCGTTTAAACCTGGACGAATTTCAAGTCTTTTGTGCGCTTTGTAGATGGCTAGAGGCAGAGCAAGTTCATCTAGTTCATGCACCTTATCTActttcaaaa GTCCGACTCCAATTACTTTCTCCACAAGAGCTGGCTGAACACGTCGAGACCAAAGATTATCTGATGAGGAAAAAGAAATGCCGAGTTAACATTCTCGAAGCCTTCCGATTTCACTGCTTGCAGTCACAGAGTGGTCCTTTTAATGAATCTTTACACAGCATGGAAGCCCTTCTTAATCAGAAGCCTAGATCAGGAACTAGCAA AAACTACAATTCCGACGAAGAATGGTCTGTCGATGAGGATGGCGGGTTAACTAAGAACGACAGAAATAAGCCATTCTGTCCAATCAATCCTTGTGCTTGTTGCCCTGATTATATTTTAGCATCCGGAG GTATTGATACCAAGCAGAAAGTTGCCTCAGATGGAGTTTATAAATACGAGGAGCGTGAAAACAGCTGGTTAAGATTTGCTAAAATGCAACAACCAAGAAATCATCACGCATCTGTCTACTGCAAAGGAGCATTGTACATTATAG GTGGTTCAGATCCTTCTTTAACTGGACCAGGAGCAGAAGTATGCCCCGTTTCAAGCTGTTATCGCCTTGGTTTAGGCTCACTGAAATGGTGTAAGATAGAAGCAATGTCAACTCCTAGAATGTCTCTGCAG GCAGCCCACATGAACGATTACATATATGCCATTGGTGGGCAAGATCACAAGCAAAGAATCTTGCGTGATACTGAACGTTATTCACTTGCAAGAGGAACTTGGGAATACGCTGGCTCGCTTTCCAGTGCCAGAGCTGGCCTAGCTTTCTGTCATTATAACAAAAGGCTGTGGGTACTGGGAGGATATTGCCATAAGAGCGGCATAGTTTTAGATAAGGTCGAAGCGTACAACGAAGAGTTTGGCAA TTGGGAAATAATGCCATCTCTACGATTTCCGCGATGTTTCGCAAGCGCAGCCGTCTGCAAGCAAAATCTTTATGTTCTTGGTGGAGCGTGGTTGGATGCAGAAATGGATTGCGGCAACTTCAGCAGCGTGTATGACGTTGACATTTATAATCCGGTCAACAACTGCTGGGAAGGCATAACTGCTCTTCGTATGGGAAGACATGACGCTGGATTAGCTGTTTTGG GACCAAGGATATATATTGTGGGAGGTAAGCACTGTGACGACGGAGCAATTAAAAACCTGGATTCGGTTGAATGCTTTGATGTTGAAAGAGATGACTGGATAGATGGCGTTACACCATTACCGCTATCATTGCTTGGTCCTTCCATAACTTATACttgctaa
- the LOC143449253 gene encoding rhomboid-related protein 2-like — protein MTDNKGFTGDAPTTLKEIFMVHADGENTRIPVSRFRDIMEEERSKLSDETIQKLTYYMDKNNDGFITLEEINKLEKEDARTVAKGAGVQLEAISSFRRGIDVVGKYYLTKEQQKLMYSDQYDCCPPPIGIVLLSLAQIAVYIYYSATSGEWVWISPGVVTSPLTFLPDRRQEAWRFLTYMLVHAGVEHVAFNVIVQLVLGVPLEMVHGPFRVVGIYLGGVIAGSLATSIVDPNVILVGGSGGVYALMTAQIANVVLNGDVMSACSRVIRVVVVLILLLVDFGYAVYRRFENTVSSVNVAFAAHVAGAVAGVTLGLVLLKNFKQSLSDKVFFWIAIIAYFAFVIFAVFWNIFYPEYPPTTYG, from the exons ATGACTGACAACAAGGGTTTTACCGGCGACGCGCCAACT acACTGAAAGAGATATTTATGGTG CACGCTGATGGCGAAAACACCCGAATTCCAGTATCACGTTTTCGTGATATCATGGAAGAGGAACGGTCCAAGTTATCAGACGAAACCATCCAAAAACTGACATATTACATGGACAAAAACAACGATGGCTTCATTACACTGGAAGAAATTAATAAGCTG GAAAAGGAGGATGCAAGAACCGTCGCCAAAGGTGCTGGTGTCCAATTAGAGGCCATTTCTAGTTTCCGGCGAGGAATAGATGTTGTTGGAAAGTACTATCTCACAAAAGAACAGCAGAAGTTGATGTATTCTGACCAGTATGACTGCTGTCCACCACCCATTGGAATCGTATTGCTGAGTTTAGCTCAG ATTGCAGTTTATATCTATTACTCGGCCACAAGTGGAGAATGGGTGTGGATAAGCCCCGGTGTGGTTACTTCGCCACTTACATTTCTTCCAGACAGACGGCAAGAAGCTTGGCGATTTTTGACATACATGTTGGTGCATGCAGG GGTTGAGCATGTTGCTTTCAATGTGATTGTTCAACTTGTGCTGGGCGTTCCTCTTGAAATGGTGCACGGTCCTTTCCGGGTGGTTGGTATCTATCTGGGTGGCGTCATTGCCG GTTCTCTGGCAACATCAATTGTTGATCCCAATGTCATTCTCGTTGGTGGAAGTGGTGGAGTCTATGCTTTGATGACTGCACAAATTGCTAACGTTGTTCTG AATGGAGATGTAATGAGCGCCTGCTCTAGAGTTATTCGGGTAGTTGTGGTTCTCATTCTGC TGCTGGTCGACTTCGGTTATGCGGTCTACCGGCGCTTCGAAAACACTGTGTCCTCTGTCAATGTTGCATTTGCCGCCCACGTGGCAGGGGCAGTAGCTGGTGTCACTCTTGGTctggtacttttgaaaaacttcaaaCAATCTCTCAGTGATAAGGTCTTCTTCTGGATCGCCATTATTGCTTACTTTGCTTTCGTTATCTTTGCTGTTTTCTGGAACATTTTCTACCCTGAATATCCACCAACCACCTACGGTTAA
- the LOC143449579 gene encoding uncharacterized protein LOC143449579, whose translation MFLFIEVVSEEDWPTVKELMTESLCDLDFYKSLCANDLERRRFVSDYVKSEHSDGRNLFWCGKVTNEPVPGSQKSRKCCSFTSVKTSELFMAGKLIPPAGFTFNKVSSIVQPVCPNCDANRLVVASSQLNQCTRTDEESIALKLKYPTAMQKLHLYHEWYQKCTEEITVKTNNKFWQCSHIAVSPGYRKSGMAASGMREAIQTFMGLADTCQCHLVLVNTGVKECRFACKQAGFHDVTTLTYEGKPRWLMLNDMKQNDVISKELISSIKNSISAL comes from the exons ATGTTTCTGTTTATTGAAGTCGTGTCGGAAGAAGACTGGCCCACAGTAAAAGAATTGATGACCGAATCCCTCTGTGATCTTGACTTCTATAAATCGTTGTGTGCAAATGACTTGGAACGCAGACGTTTTGTTAGCGACTACGTAAAAAGTGAACACAGCGACGGGAGAAACTTGTTCTGGTGCGGAAAGGTCACTAACGAACCGGTACCTGGCAGTCAGAAATCAAGAAAATGCTGTTCCTTTACCAGTGTAAAAACATCAGAACTTTTTATGGCGGGCAAACTAATACCACCAGCTGGGTTTACCTTCAACAAAGTGAGCAGTATAGTACAACCCGTTTGTCCTAACTGCGATGCAAATCGCTTAGTTGTGGCAAGCAGTCAGTTGAATCAATGCACCCGGACCGATGAGGAAAGCATAGCTTTGAAGTTAAAGTATCCCACAGCAATGCAAAAGCTGCATCTCTATCATGAGTGGTATCAAAAATGTACAGAG GAAATCACagtgaaaacaaacaacaaattctgGCAGTGCAGTCACATTGCAGTATCTCCTGGATACAGGAAAAGTGGTATGGCTGCAAGTGGAATGCGG GAAGCGATACAAACATTTATGGGTTTGGCCGATACTTGCCAGTGCCACCTCGTGCTCGTAAACACAGGCGTTAAAGAATGTCGTTTCGCGTGCAAACAAGCTGGTTTCCATGACGTCACTACCTTAACGTATGAAGGAAAACCAAGGTGGTTAATGCTAAACGACATGAagcaaaatgacgtcatcagcaAGGAGCTTATCAGTTCCATAAAGAATTCAATCTCTGCTCTGTAG